In the genome of Kitasatospora cathayae, one region contains:
- the egtD gene encoding L-histidine N(alpha)-methyltransferase: protein MDTFDLIRLLPADHFSTALRHDVRQGLTSDPKWLPPKWFYDARGSELFEEITRLPEYYPTRAERAILTARAGEIAAATRARTLVELGSGSSEKTRLLLDALRSLDTLGSYVPVDVSESALTAAGAALAAEYPGLTVHGVLADFTARLGLPPEGGPRLVAFLGGTLGNLLPQERAGFLRGLRAALEPGDFLLLGTDLVKDPAVLVAAYDDRAGVTAEFNRNVLNVLNRELGADFDPTAFEHVALWDPAQEWIEMRLRSVRSQTVKIPALDLPVHFDRGEELRTEVSAKFRRERVAGELMAAGLRLTHWWTDPEGRFGLSLSAPA from the coding sequence ATGGACACCTTCGATCTCATCCGACTGCTGCCGGCCGACCACTTCAGCACCGCCCTGCGCCACGACGTGCGACAGGGGCTGACCTCCGACCCCAAGTGGCTGCCGCCGAAGTGGTTCTACGACGCCCGGGGCAGCGAGCTGTTCGAGGAGATCACCCGGCTGCCCGAGTACTACCCGACCCGCGCCGAGCGGGCCATCCTCACCGCCCGGGCCGGCGAGATCGCCGCCGCCACCCGGGCCCGCACCCTGGTCGAACTGGGCTCCGGCTCCTCCGAGAAGACCCGGCTGCTGCTGGACGCGCTGCGCTCGCTCGACACCCTGGGGAGCTACGTCCCGGTGGACGTCAGCGAGAGCGCGCTGACCGCGGCCGGCGCCGCGCTCGCCGCCGAGTACCCCGGACTGACCGTGCACGGCGTGCTGGCCGACTTCACCGCCCGGCTCGGCCTGCCCCCGGAGGGCGGCCCCCGCCTGGTCGCCTTCCTCGGCGGCACCCTCGGCAACCTGTTGCCGCAGGAGCGCGCCGGCTTCCTGCGCGGCCTGCGCGCCGCCCTCGAGCCGGGCGACTTCCTGCTCCTCGGCACCGACCTGGTCAAGGACCCGGCGGTACTGGTCGCCGCCTACGACGACCGCGCCGGGGTGACCGCCGAGTTCAACCGCAACGTGCTCAACGTGCTCAACCGCGAACTGGGCGCCGACTTCGACCCGACCGCCTTCGAGCACGTCGCACTCTGGGACCCGGCGCAGGAGTGGATCGAGATGCGGTTGCGCTCGGTGCGCTCGCAGACCGTGAAGATCCCCGCCCTGGACCTGCCGGTGCACTTCGACCGGGGCGAGGAGCTGCGCACCGAGGTCTCGGCCAAGTTCCGCCGCGAGCGGGTGGCCGGGGAGCTGATGGCGGCCGGGCTGCGGCTGACCCACTGGTGGACCGACCCCGAGGGCCGGTTCGGGCTCTCGCTGTCCGCCCCGGCCTGA
- a CDS encoding sugar porter family MFS transporter encodes MSVTQKPSGAAEATASGRLGFVVFITAAAALGGFLFGYDSSVINGAVSGIQGKFGVGSGETGLIVSSALLGSAVGAALAGRFADRYGRIKVMKAGALLFAVSAVGSMLPFSPWDLALWRVLGGAAIGIASVIAPTYIAEVAPTKYRGRLASFQQAAIVLGIAISQLVNWVLADVAGGDTRGHLLGLEAWQWMLGICVIPAVVYFVLSSMIPESPRYLIQAERLDDARKVLAQVEGEGTDTDARIAEIRSLIASDHRPRFRDLLGGRFGLLPIVWVGIGLSVFQQLVGINVIFYYSSILWQSVGIDQSNSLLISFIGSVINILGTVIAILLVDRIGRKPLALIGSAGMAVTLAAAGWAFSSATGSGDNVSLPDLQGTVALISANAFVLFFAMSWGVVVWVMLGEMFPNRVRAAALSVAASAQWIANWAITVSFPSLSRWNLSATYLVYAAFAALSIVFVAKFMKETKGVRLEDMG; translated from the coding sequence GTGAGCGTCACCCAGAAGCCCTCCGGGGCGGCCGAGGCCACCGCCTCCGGCCGCCTCGGCTTCGTCGTCTTCATCACCGCCGCCGCAGCCCTCGGCGGCTTCCTGTTCGGCTACGACAGCTCCGTGATCAACGGCGCCGTCTCCGGCATCCAGGGAAAGTTCGGAGTCGGCAGCGGCGAGACCGGCCTGATCGTCTCCTCGGCGCTGCTGGGCTCGGCGGTCGGCGCGGCGCTGGCCGGCCGGTTCGCCGACCGCTACGGCCGCATCAAGGTCATGAAGGCGGGCGCGCTGCTGTTCGCGGTCAGCGCCGTCGGCTCGATGCTGCCCTTCTCCCCCTGGGACCTCGCCCTGTGGCGCGTCCTCGGCGGCGCGGCCATCGGCATCGCCTCGGTGATCGCCCCGACCTACATCGCCGAGGTCGCGCCGACCAAGTACCGGGGTCGGCTGGCCTCCTTCCAGCAGGCCGCGATCGTGCTCGGCATCGCGATATCCCAGCTGGTCAACTGGGTGCTGGCGGACGTCGCCGGCGGTGACACCCGTGGCCACCTGCTCGGCCTGGAGGCCTGGCAGTGGATGCTGGGCATCTGCGTGATCCCGGCCGTGGTCTACTTCGTGCTGTCCTCGATGATCCCCGAGTCCCCGCGCTACCTGATCCAGGCCGAGCGCCTGGACGACGCCCGCAAGGTGCTGGCCCAGGTCGAGGGCGAGGGCACCGACACCGACGCCCGGATCGCCGAGATCCGGTCGCTGATCGCCTCCGACCACCGCCCGCGCTTCCGCGACCTGCTCGGCGGCCGCTTCGGTCTGCTCCCGATCGTCTGGGTCGGCATCGGCCTGTCGGTCTTCCAGCAGCTGGTCGGCATCAACGTGATCTTCTACTACTCGTCGATCCTGTGGCAGTCGGTCGGCATCGACCAGAGCAACTCGCTGCTGATCAGCTTCATCGGCTCGGTCATCAACATCCTCGGCACCGTGATCGCGATCCTGCTGGTCGACCGGATCGGCCGCAAGCCGCTCGCCCTGATCGGCTCGGCCGGCATGGCCGTCACCCTCGCCGCGGCCGGCTGGGCGTTCTCCTCCGCGACCGGCTCCGGCGACAACGTCTCGCTGCCCGACCTGCAGGGCACCGTCGCGCTGATCTCCGCCAACGCCTTCGTGCTGTTCTTCGCGATGTCCTGGGGCGTGGTCGTCTGGGTGATGCTCGGCGAGATGTTCCCCAACCGGGTCCGCGCCGCCGCGCTGTCCGTCGCCGCCTCCGCGCAGTGGATCGCCAACTGGGCGATCACCGTGTCGTTCCCGTCGCTCTCGCGCTGGAACCTCTCGGCGACCTATCTGGTGTACGCGGCCTTCGCGGCGCTGTCGATCGTCTTCGTGGCGAAGTTCATGAAGGAGACCAAGGGCGTCCGACTGGAGGACATGGGCTGA
- a CDS encoding nitric oxide synthase oxygenase produces MPTPHWPGPQLPSAPAPFTDPDRAAEFIRQFHREQPAAGDPEPRLGAVREEIDRTGSYRHTPAELAYGAKLAWRNAARCIGRLYWRSLVVRDLRHLSAADDIAAECFEHLRLAGNGGRIRPVVSVFAPDRPGRPAARILNQQLVRYAGHRVDGAVVGDPAGTALAARARELGWKCAEDRFEALPLLVQERPGERPRWYELPDDTTLEVPLSHPEHTWFAELGLRWYAVPAISDMTLEIGGVRYPTAPFNGWYMGTEIGARNLADADRYDMLGTVAERLGLDTSSDRTLWRDRALVELNIAVLHSFQEAGVTIADHHTESERFLKHVAQEQRLGRPTPADWSWIVPPVSGGLTPVYHRYYDPVDPEQRPAFLAREPW; encoded by the coding sequence GTGCCCACACCGCACTGGCCCGGCCCGCAACTGCCGTCCGCGCCCGCGCCGTTCACCGACCCCGACCGGGCGGCCGAGTTCATCCGCCAGTTCCACCGCGAGCAGCCCGCCGCCGGTGACCCGGAGCCGAGGCTGGGCGCCGTCCGGGAGGAGATCGACCGCACCGGCAGCTACCGGCACACCCCCGCCGAACTCGCCTACGGCGCAAAGCTCGCCTGGCGCAACGCCGCCCGTTGCATCGGTCGGCTGTACTGGCGCAGCCTGGTGGTCCGCGACCTGCGCCACCTGTCCGCCGCCGACGACATCGCCGCCGAGTGCTTCGAGCACCTGCGCCTGGCGGGCAACGGCGGCCGGATCCGCCCGGTGGTCTCGGTGTTCGCCCCCGACCGCCCGGGCCGCCCGGCCGCGCGGATCCTCAACCAGCAGCTGGTCCGCTACGCCGGGCACCGGGTCGACGGCGCCGTGGTCGGCGACCCGGCGGGCACCGCGCTCGCCGCCCGGGCCCGCGAGCTCGGCTGGAAGTGCGCCGAGGACCGCTTCGAGGCACTGCCGTTGCTGGTCCAGGAACGCCCGGGCGAGCGCCCGCGCTGGTACGAGCTGCCGGACGACACCACCCTCGAGGTGCCGCTGAGCCACCCCGAGCACACGTGGTTCGCCGAGCTCGGGCTGCGCTGGTACGCGGTGCCCGCGATCAGCGACATGACGCTGGAGATCGGCGGCGTCCGCTACCCCACCGCGCCGTTCAACGGCTGGTACATGGGCACCGAGATCGGTGCCCGCAACCTCGCCGACGCCGACCGCTACGACATGCTCGGCACCGTCGCCGAGCGGCTGGGCCTGGACACCTCCAGCGACCGCACGCTCTGGCGCGACCGCGCCCTGGTCGAACTCAACATCGCGGTGCTGCACTCGTTCCAGGAGGCCGGGGTGACGATCGCCGACCACCACACCGAGTCGGAGCGCTTCCTCAAGCACGTCGCCCAGGAGCAGCGGCTGGGCCGCCCGACCCCGGCGGACTGGAGCTGGATCGTGCCCCCGGTCTCCGGCGGACTGACGCCGGTCTACCACCGGTACTACGACCCGGTGGACCCGGAGCAGCGGCCGGCCTTCCTCGCCCGCGAGCCCTGGTAG
- a CDS encoding TetR/AcrR family transcriptional regulator, producing MARPRTPLLSRDRIVAVALRLIDDEGLEVLSTRRLAAELSVSGPSLYNHFATKDELLDAVVDSVIGEVDLSMFSRPGTPWPDALHAWARSYRAALAAHPNIVPVLAQGPGRRPNALRLADAVFGHLVESGWPRGQATRIGALMRYFVTGSALASFAAGFPADAEVYDAADYPHLGEAHRLAGHRGTVDEGAFETGLEALLDGLVLRFERLPARSA from the coding sequence ATGGCCCGCCCGCGCACCCCGCTGCTCAGCCGCGACCGGATCGTCGCCGTCGCTCTGCGGCTGATCGACGACGAAGGGCTGGAGGTCCTCTCCACCCGCCGCCTCGCCGCCGAGCTCTCGGTCAGCGGGCCGTCGCTCTACAACCACTTCGCCACCAAGGACGAACTCCTGGACGCGGTGGTGGACAGCGTCATCGGGGAAGTCGACCTGTCGATGTTCAGCCGCCCGGGCACCCCCTGGCCGGACGCGCTGCACGCCTGGGCGCGCTCCTACCGCGCCGCGCTGGCCGCCCACCCCAACATCGTCCCGGTGCTCGCCCAGGGGCCGGGGCGGCGGCCCAACGCGCTGCGCCTGGCCGACGCGGTCTTCGGGCACCTGGTCGAATCCGGCTGGCCGCGCGGCCAGGCCACCCGGATCGGCGCGCTGATGCGCTACTTCGTCACCGGCTCCGCACTCGCCTCCTTCGCGGCCGGCTTCCCGGCGGACGCCGAGGTCTACGACGCGGCCGACTACCCGCACCTCGGCGAGGCGCACCGGCTCGCCGGGCACCGGGGGACGGTCGACGAGGGCGCCTTCGAGACCGGGCTCGAGGCGCTGCTGGACGGCCTCGTCCTGCGCTTCGAGCGCCTGCCCGCGCGGTCGGCGTAG
- a CDS encoding acyl-CoA dehydrogenase family protein, giving the protein MNLELSEEQSAVRDLAASFTDREIVPYAAEWDRAESVDRSIVGKLGKVGFLGLTIPEEYGGSGGDHLAYCLVLEELGRGDSAVRGIVSVSLGLVGKSINGFGTEEQKRHWLPRLTSGEALGCFALTEPGTGSDAANLTTRAVRDGDDWLISGAKTFITNGTWADVALVFARTGGDRPEQQGHRGITAFLVPTDLPGFGRTEIHGKLGLRGQATAELALDGVRVPDGARLGEVGKGFTVAMAALAKGRMSVAAGCVGIARACLEAAVRYAGEREQFGKPIASHQLVQELLAGISVDVEAARLLTWKVADHIERGLPFATESSVAKLFASEAAVRAANNALQVFGGYGFIDEYPVGKYLRDARVMTLYEGTSQIHQLLIGRALTGVNAF; this is encoded by the coding sequence GTGAACCTGGAGTTGTCCGAGGAGCAGAGCGCCGTCCGGGACCTCGCCGCCTCCTTCACCGACCGCGAGATCGTGCCGTACGCCGCCGAGTGGGACCGCGCCGAGTCGGTGGACCGCTCGATCGTCGGCAAGCTCGGGAAGGTCGGCTTCCTCGGCCTGACCATCCCCGAGGAGTACGGCGGCAGCGGCGGCGACCACCTCGCGTACTGCCTGGTCCTGGAGGAGCTCGGGCGCGGCGACTCGGCCGTGCGCGGGATCGTCTCGGTCTCGCTCGGCCTGGTCGGCAAGTCGATCAACGGCTTCGGCACCGAGGAGCAGAAGCGGCACTGGCTGCCCCGGCTCACCTCGGGCGAGGCGCTCGGCTGCTTCGCGCTCACCGAGCCCGGCACCGGCTCGGACGCCGCCAACCTCACCACCCGGGCGGTCCGCGACGGCGACGACTGGCTGATCAGCGGCGCCAAGACCTTCATCACCAACGGCACCTGGGCCGACGTCGCGCTGGTCTTCGCCCGCACCGGCGGCGACCGTCCCGAGCAGCAGGGTCACCGGGGCATCACCGCCTTCCTGGTCCCCACCGACCTGCCCGGCTTCGGCCGCACCGAGATCCACGGCAAGCTCGGCCTGCGCGGCCAGGCCACCGCCGAACTCGCCCTGGACGGCGTCCGGGTGCCCGACGGCGCCCGGCTCGGCGAGGTCGGCAAGGGCTTCACGGTGGCGATGGCGGCGCTGGCCAAGGGGCGGATGTCGGTCGCGGCCGGCTGCGTCGGCATCGCCCGGGCCTGCCTGGAGGCCGCGGTCCGCTACGCGGGCGAGCGCGAGCAGTTCGGCAAGCCGATCGCCTCGCACCAGCTCGTCCAGGAGCTGCTGGCCGGCATCTCGGTGGACGTCGAGGCCGCCCGGCTGCTCACCTGGAAGGTCGCCGACCACATCGAACGCGGCCTGCCGTTCGCCACCGAGTCCTCCGTCGCCAAGCTCTTCGCGAGCGAGGCCGCCGTCCGGGCCGCCAACAACGCGCTCCAGGTGTTCGGCGGTTACGGCTTCATCGACGAGTACCCCGTCGGCAAGTACCTGCGCGACGCCCGCGTGATGACCCTCTACGAGGGCACCAGCCAGATCCACCAACTGCTCATCGGGCGCGCCCTGACCGGCGTCAACGCCTTCTGA
- a CDS encoding thiolase family protein → MRPVYFAAARRTPIGRLRGALATVRPDDLSATVLRALLADVPALDPARIDDVYWGAANQAGEDNRNAARMAVLLAGLPESVPGATVNRLCASGLEAVTLAARAIGSGEADVVLAGGCESMTRAPFVLPRPDEALPHRIETHDTRLGWRLTNPRMAELHGVLSMGETAEEVASRYGIGRERQDAFALRSHQRAAAARKDGHFDAELIPVERPDGVTVTQDEGIREDTSLEKLGRLKPAFRQGGTVTAGNASPMNDGAAGLVLVSEEALRDLGLQPLGRYVAGASAGVHPDVMGIGPVPATAKVLGRAGWNLADLDTAELNEAFAAQALASADGIGFSPERADEIVNPSGGAIALGHPLGGSGARILTTLLHRMRRTGARRGLATMCVGVGQGTAVLVENV, encoded by the coding sequence GTGCGTCCCGTCTACTTCGCCGCAGCCCGCCGCACACCCATCGGCCGGCTTCGCGGAGCGCTCGCCACGGTCCGCCCGGACGACCTCTCGGCCACCGTGCTGCGCGCCCTGCTCGCCGACGTACCCGCCCTCGATCCGGCCCGCATCGACGACGTCTACTGGGGCGCCGCCAACCAGGCCGGCGAGGACAACCGCAACGCCGCCCGGATGGCCGTCCTGCTGGCCGGCCTGCCGGAGAGCGTCCCCGGAGCCACCGTCAACCGGCTCTGCGCCTCCGGCCTGGAGGCCGTCACCCTCGCCGCCCGGGCGATCGGCTCCGGCGAGGCCGACGTGGTGCTGGCCGGCGGCTGCGAGTCGATGACCCGCGCGCCCTTCGTGCTGCCCCGCCCCGACGAGGCGCTGCCGCACCGGATCGAGACCCACGACACCCGGCTCGGCTGGCGGCTCACCAACCCGCGGATGGCCGAGCTGCACGGCGTGCTCAGCATGGGCGAGACCGCCGAGGAGGTGGCGAGCCGGTACGGCATCGGGCGCGAGCGCCAGGACGCCTTCGCGCTGCGCAGCCACCAGCGGGCCGCCGCCGCCCGCAAGGACGGGCACTTCGACGCCGAGCTGATCCCGGTCGAGCGCCCGGACGGGGTGACGGTGACCCAGGACGAGGGCATCCGCGAGGACACCAGCCTGGAGAAGCTCGGCAGGCTCAAGCCGGCCTTCCGTCAGGGCGGCACCGTCACGGCCGGGAACGCCTCGCCGATGAACGACGGCGCGGCCGGACTGGTCCTGGTCAGCGAGGAGGCGCTGCGCGACCTCGGGCTGCAACCGCTCGGCCGGTACGTGGCCGGGGCCTCGGCCGGGGTGCACCCGGACGTCATGGGCATCGGTCCGGTGCCGGCCACGGCCAAGGTACTCGGGCGGGCCGGGTGGAACCTCGCCGACCTGGACACCGCCGAGCTGAACGAGGCCTTCGCCGCCCAGGCGCTGGCCTCCGCCGACGGCATCGGGTTCAGCCCGGAGCGGGCCGACGAGATCGTCAACCCGAGCGGCGGGGCGATCGCCCTCGGCCACCCGCTGGGCGGCTCGGGCGCCCGCATCCTCACCACCCTGCTGCACCGGATGCGCCGCACCGGCGCCCGGCGCGGCCTGGCCACGATGTGCGTGGGCGTGGGGCAGGGTACGGCCGTGCTGGTCGAGAACGTCTGA
- the fabG gene encoding 3-oxoacyl-ACP reductase FabG, with protein MTRFAGKVAVVTGAAQGIGAATARRLAEEGAAVAVVDLTAERAAGTVAEITAKGGTARAYGCDVADYDAVEAVFARVAEELGGLHILVNNAGITRDNLFFKMPKADWDTVLTVNLTSAYNCSHVAQKYMVAQKYGKIVSLSSRSALGNRGQANYAAAKAGIQGLTATLAIELGPFNINVNAVAPGYIATAMTAATAERVGATAEDHQTEVAARTPLRRVGQPEEIASVVAFLASEEASYVSGQTLYVNGGAR; from the coding sequence ATGACGCGTTTCGCAGGAAAGGTCGCCGTGGTGACCGGCGCGGCGCAGGGCATCGGCGCGGCCACCGCCCGCCGGCTGGCGGAGGAGGGCGCGGCCGTCGCGGTGGTCGACCTGACCGCCGAGCGGGCGGCCGGGACGGTCGCCGAGATCACCGCCAAGGGCGGCACCGCCCGGGCCTACGGCTGCGACGTGGCCGACTACGACGCCGTCGAGGCGGTGTTCGCGCGGGTCGCGGAGGAGCTCGGCGGGCTGCACATCCTGGTGAACAACGCCGGGATCACCCGGGACAACCTGTTCTTCAAGATGCCAAAGGCCGACTGGGACACCGTCCTGACGGTCAACCTGACCAGCGCGTACAACTGCAGCCACGTGGCGCAGAAGTACATGGTGGCGCAGAAGTACGGCAAGATCGTCTCGCTCAGCTCGCGCTCCGCGCTCGGCAACCGGGGCCAGGCCAACTACGCGGCCGCCAAGGCCGGCATCCAGGGGCTCACCGCGACCCTGGCGATCGAGCTCGGACCGTTCAACATCAACGTCAACGCCGTCGCCCCCGGCTACATCGCCACCGCGATGACGGCGGCCACCGCCGAGCGGGTCGGCGCCACCGCCGAGGACCACCAGACCGAGGTGGCCGCCCGCACGCCGCTGCGCCGGGTCGGGCAGCCGGAGGAGATCGCCTCGGTGGTCGCCTTCCTGGCCAGCGAGGAGGCCTCTTACGTGAGCGGGCAGACACTCTACGTCAACGGCGGGGCCCGGTAG
- a CDS encoding S53 family peptidase — protein sequence MGSPATLRRALALLAVGATALTAGTIAVPAVGAATAAPAHDLSGVHVRPASFGHHLATTRPAPLTTTQCVSQIGIHCYSPLQYRNAYNLNPLYQEGVTGKGRTIVIVDSFGSPTIQHDLEVFDKQWGIQDTQVEVRKWGNVPAFDPKNPDHTGWAGETTLDVEYAHAIAPDAHIVLVETGVAETEGTTGLPEMMDAEKDLIKKGIGDVISQSFGATENTFPGYDKGDFKSLTDLRYAFKAAAARNVTVLAASGDNGATDAQSNGTDLYQFKVNSWPSSDPLVTSVGGTQLTLDDKGNRTAADKVWHDKSGAGGGGVSGIFDRPWYQAGVANVTGNHRGTPDISMSAAVDGAAWTYESYDPTAVGWHLTGGTSEATPLFSGVVALADQLAGHRLGQINPSLYGLSLLPSNWSGIVDVKEGDNGWGGVTGYNATEGYDLASGLGTIDGTKFVHAIAGDFQIGDNSQGDEQ from the coding sequence ATGGGCAGCCCCGCCACCCTCCGCCGTGCCCTGGCTCTGCTCGCCGTGGGGGCCACCGCCCTCACCGCCGGCACCATCGCCGTTCCGGCCGTCGGCGCCGCGACCGCCGCCCCCGCGCACGACCTCTCGGGCGTGCACGTCCGCCCGGCCTCCTTCGGCCACCACCTCGCCACGACCCGCCCGGCACCGCTGACCACCACTCAGTGCGTCAGCCAGATCGGCATCCACTGCTACTCGCCGCTGCAGTACCGGAACGCCTACAACCTGAACCCCCTGTACCAGGAGGGCGTCACCGGCAAGGGCCGCACGATCGTCATCGTCGACTCCTTCGGCTCCCCGACCATCCAGCACGACCTGGAGGTCTTCGACAAGCAGTGGGGTATCCAGGACACCCAGGTCGAGGTGCGGAAGTGGGGCAACGTCCCCGCCTTCGACCCGAAGAACCCCGACCACACCGGCTGGGCCGGCGAGACCACCCTGGACGTCGAGTACGCCCACGCGATCGCCCCCGACGCGCACATCGTCCTGGTCGAGACCGGCGTCGCCGAGACCGAGGGCACCACCGGTCTGCCCGAGATGATGGACGCCGAGAAGGACCTCATCAAGAAGGGCATCGGCGACGTCATCTCGCAGAGCTTCGGCGCCACCGAGAACACCTTCCCGGGCTACGACAAGGGCGACTTCAAGTCGCTGACCGACCTGCGCTACGCCTTCAAGGCCGCCGCCGCCCGCAACGTCACCGTCCTCGCCGCCTCCGGCGACAACGGCGCGACCGACGCGCAGTCCAACGGCACCGACCTGTACCAGTTCAAGGTCAACTCCTGGCCGTCCTCGGACCCGCTGGTCACCTCCGTCGGCGGCACCCAGCTGACCCTGGACGACAAGGGCAACCGCACCGCGGCCGACAAGGTGTGGCACGACAAGTCCGGCGCCGGCGGCGGCGGCGTGTCGGGCATCTTCGACCGCCCGTGGTACCAGGCCGGCGTCGCGAACGTCACCGGCAACCACCGCGGCACCCCAGACATCAGCATGAGCGCGGCCGTCGACGGCGCCGCCTGGACCTACGAGTCCTACGACCCGACCGCGGTCGGCTGGCACCTCACCGGCGGCACCAGCGAGGCCACCCCGCTGTTCTCGGGCGTCGTCGCCCTCGCCGACCAGCTCGCCGGCCACCGCCTCGGTCAGATCAACCCGAGCCTGTACGGCCTGAGCCTGCTCCCGAGCAACTGGAGCGGCATCGTGGACGTCAAGGAGGGCGACAACGGCTGGGGCGGCGTCACCGGCTACAACGCCACCGAGGGCTACGACCTCGCGAGCGGCCTCGGCACCATCGACGGCACCAAGTTCGTCCACGCGATCGCCGGCGACTTCCAGATCGGCGACAACAGCCAGGGTGACGAGCAGTAA
- a CDS encoding HAD domain-containing protein, producing the protein MTGYGPPLLFLDVDGPLIPFGAPPPGGYPTYPGPGSGPSGNPLVARVDPGLGRRLLGLPCELVWATTWLADANDCLSPRLGLPQLPYVDWPVAGESESGDGDGGGSGQLHWKTRTLVAWAAGRPFAWMDDEITPADRRWVDAHSPARALLHRIDPQVGLTDSDFATLDAWLRTL; encoded by the coding sequence ATGACCGGTTACGGCCCGCCCCTGCTGTTCCTCGACGTCGACGGACCGCTCATTCCCTTCGGCGCCCCGCCCCCGGGCGGCTACCCCACCTACCCGGGCCCGGGTTCCGGGCCGTCCGGCAATCCGCTGGTGGCCCGGGTCGACCCGGGCCTGGGGCGCCGACTGCTGGGCCTGCCCTGCGAACTGGTCTGGGCCACCACCTGGCTGGCGGACGCCAACGACTGCCTTTCGCCCAGGCTGGGGCTACCGCAACTTCCCTACGTGGACTGGCCGGTGGCCGGAGAGTCGGAAAGTGGCGATGGCGATGGCGGTGGCAGTGGCCAACTGCACTGGAAGACCCGCACCTTGGTCGCCTGGGCGGCCGGTCGCCCGTTCGCCTGGATGGACGACGAGATCACCCCGGCCGACCGCCGTTGGGTCGACGCCCACTCCCCCGCCCGCGCCCTGCTCCACCGAATCGATCCCCAAGTCGGCCTCACCGACTCCGACTTCGCCACCCTCGACGCCTGGCTGCGCACGCTCTGA